GGAAAGCTTAACTCCCGGGCATCCGGAAAGAGGCCTTGCTCCGGGCGTAGAGGTTTCGACAGGTCCTCTAGGACAAGGGTTTGGAAATGGCGTCGGATTGGCGATTGCGGAGGCTTATTTAGCAGCACGCTATAACCGTCCCGGGCATGAAATTATCAATAACTACGTCTATTCGATTGTCAGTGATGGCGATCTCATGGAAGGAATTGCTTCGGAAGCGGCGTCTTTAGCGGGACATTTAAAACTCGGCCGTTTGATTTATTTATATGATGACAATGAAGTGACTTTATCAGCCAGTACTCAAGTAACGTTTACCGAAGATCGGGCGCAGCGCTTTGAAGCCTATGGCTGGCAAACAATTAAGGTAGAAGACGGCAATGACTTAGAAGCCATTGAAGATGCTATTCGAGCAGCCCAGCAAGACAAAGAGCGTCCTTCACTTATCCTTGTGCGTACACAAATTGGATTTGGGGCGCCTAATAAACAAGGAAGCTTTGAGGCGCATGGATCGCCATTGGGAAAGGAAGAGACCAAGCTTGCGAAAGAAAATTTGAAATGGCCGGTTGATCCGCCTTTTTACATTCCCGAAGAAGCCAAGCAGCATTTTCACAAAGCGATTGAAAAAGGAAAAAAAGCCGAACAAGACTGGAATGAACGGTGGAAGGCTTATGAAAAGGCATTCCCTGATCTGGCAAAAGAGCTCAAATTTATCATAGATCAAAAACTTCCGCCTAATTGGAATAAAGGCATCCAACCATTTCCTGCAGATGCTAAGGGAATGGCAACGCGTGTCTCTTCCGGTAAAGTGCTTAACATGATTGCTCCCAATCTTCCCGCACTCATTGGGGGATCGGCCGATCTCAATCCTTCTACGCATACTGTCATTAATAAAGGAGGAACATTTGAGAGCCCTCTGACAGATTTTGGAGACCGCCAAGGAGCGATTGAAGGAGGATGGAACTATGCCGGGCGCAATATTCAATTTGGCGTGCGCGAACATGCCATGGGGTCGATTTTAAATGGCATGGCGGCTTATGGAGGGTTAATTCCTTATGGATCGACTTTTTTGACTTTTTCCGATTACATGCGCCCGCCTATTCGTTTAGCTTCTTTAATGGACTTGCAAGTCTTATTTATTTTTACCCATGATAGCATTGCATTAGGGGAAGATGGTCCTACACACCAACCTATCGAGCATTTAGCTAGCTTGCGAGCTATTCCGCATTTAATTGTCATTCGCCCAGCCGATGCAAATGAAACGGCGGTGGCTTGGCAAGTCTCTATTGAGCTGCATAAAAAGCCGATTGCGTTGATTTTAACGCGTCAAAATGTGCCAACATTGGACCGCACGCGCTATGCTTCTGCTGATGGTTTAAGAAAAGGAGCGTATGTTCTTTCCGAGCCGGAACAAGAAGCAAACTTTATCTTAATTGCTACCGGCTCCGAAGTCGGTTTGATTGTAAACGCCCAGCAAAAGCTAGCCGAGCAAAAAATTTATGCCCGGCTGGTTTCCATGCCTTCATGGGAGCTATTTGAAGCCCAACCTCAGGAATATAAGGACTCTGTTTTACCTCCCGCGCTTAAGGCACGCTTGGCGGTTGAAGCAGGCGTTCGCCAAGGATGGGATCGTTATGTGGGCGACAAGGGAGATATGATCGGCATTGATCGATTTGGAGCCTCTGCTCCTGGGGATGTTGTGATGAAAGAATATGGTTTTTCAGTCGATAACGTTGTGAAAAGGGCCATGGAAGTCATGCATAATCAAAAGGAGGCATGATGGAATCGTTAAGCTTAACGGCAGATCCATTGAATCACCCTAACAGCTGGAATAACAAGCGTAAGAGGCCATGGAAATTGTCGTTAGGCGCTAACTTTACAGCCGAGAAAACCGTATCTTTTAAGGTTTGGGCTCCCAAATGCAAGGCAGTTGAAGTTGTCCTTCAAGGCAATGATAATCGAAAGCAAGCGCTTACCAAAGACGAATTGGGATACTTCTCGGGGGCAATGGACAACATCGAGCCGGGAACCCTTTATAAATATCAAATAGATGGCAAAGATAGTTTTCCGGATCCCGTTTCACGCTATCTTCCCGAAGGTCCGCATGGGCCGACGATGATCGTTGATCCGGGGCATTATCAATGGCATGATCAAAACTGGCCTGGCGTCAATTTAAAGGGCCAGGTCATTTATGAAATGCATATAGGCGCCTTTACTCCGGAAGGAACATTTGATGCGGCAGCTAAAGAGCTGGAAGAGCTGAGCTACTTTGGCATCACTCTTATTGAAGTGATGCCTGTAGCTGAATTTCCGGGAAAATGGAACCAAGGATATGATGGCGTGAGCCTTTATGCTCCTTCTCATTTGTATGGAGATTCCGAAGCCTTTAAGCGTTTTGTGGATAAAGCCCATCAGCTTGGCATAGGCGTGATCTTAGATGTCGTGTATAACCATTTCGGGCCTGATGGGAATTATACAGGTATGTACAGCGACTATTACTTATCCAATAAATATACGACTCATTGGGGCGACGTCATTAACTTTGATGGAGTCGGCTCTCGAGAAGTCCGCGAATTCTTCATCAATAATGCCTGCTATTGGATTGGGGAATTCCACTTAGACGGATTTCGGCTAGATTCTACGCAAGATTTTTATGATGACTCATTTCCGCATATTCTAGCTGAGCTTTCTCAACGGACTAGCGAGATGGCATTGCCAAAATCTATCGTAATCATTGCTGAAAATGAACCGCAGGACATTAAGCTTATTCGGCCGCGCGCTGAAAATGGCTATGAATTAGATGGGGTATGGAATGATGACTTTCACCATGCAGCCATCGTCTCGCTAAAAGGACGGAGCGAAGCGTATTATACCGATTATCGCGGGACCGGACAGGAATTTATCTCTCTGCTTAAAAGAGGATACCTCTATCAAGGGCAAGCCTACTCTTGGCAAAAGAAATCGCGAGGAACAATTGTCACGGATGAACCCGCTTGGTCGTTTGTTTTTTATCTGCAAAATCACGATCAAATCTCAAACGAATTAAGAGGGGAACGCATTCATCTCCTGACAGATATGGCGCGTTTGCGGGCAATGACAGCCCTTTTATTACTCGCTCCTGAAACACCTCTTTTATTTATGGGGCAAGAATTTGCCTCTTCCAAGCCTTTCATGTTTTTTGCAGACCATACAAGCGAAGAGCTGGTAAAAAACGTATCGGAAGGGAGAAGGAAGTTCCTAGAGCAGTTCCCCAGCCATGCGTCCGCTTATCAGAGCCCGGAAGCGCAAAAATTTATTCCAGATGTATGCGCCAGCATCAGTTTCGAAAATTCCAAGCTTGACCTATCGGAAAGAGAAAAGCATCGAGAGATCTATCGCTTGCACTACGATCTTTTAAAAATTAGACGAGAAGATCCCATTATTGCTGCCCAAGACCGATTTAATTTGGATGGCGCTGTGCTTGATACTTACAGTTTCTTGATCCGCTTTTTCGGTAAAGACGGCAACGACCGCCTTCTGCTCATTAACTTGGGAAGAGATTTAGATTACAGTCCGCTTGCAGAGCCGCTTATCGCTCCAAGCAAAAAAGGCTTTTGGGAATTGATTTGGTCTAGCGATGACCCTTGCTATGGCGGGCCCGGCGTGCTCAATCCCTTTCAGGAAAAAGGAATGAAACTGCCGGCCCAAAGCGCCATCCTACTTAAATCTGTATCGGAAGAAGAGAAGCCGCTTATTGAAAAGCATCTAAAGGCGGATGCTGCGCCTCATTTGAATAAGGTGACCGGTTAACAAAGCTGCTCCTTCATATAAAGCAGACAGGACTAAAGAATCGAACGCAGCGGCTTTAATAGGCATAAATGCAGCTGCCTTAATGCGCGACACCATCCAATTGGCCGTGTGCATGATAAGCGCCCAGACCTTGGCAATGGCCCAAATGATAGGAGATAAAAAACCTTTTGCGACCGACCAGGCACGCTGCAAAATGGAAATCGGCCTTCTGCTTTCTTCCATATTTTGCTGGGCATTTGGAGGAAGGAGAGATTTCTCAGGTTCCTTTGATTCTTCTGCAATGCCTAATTGCTGGTAAAGCCCTTGCTTTGTTTGTTCAGCAGATTCCAGGTTCTGTTGGATGGCATCTTGATTGCGTTGAATATGCTCCGCTTGCTGATGAATATGTTCCTTTATCCCATCGGTTCGATCTAAGGTGTCTCGAATATCTTTCTGCTCTGATCGAATGGCATCCGCTTGCAAATGAATGGCTTCTTTTGTGTGTTCGGCCATGTTTAGCGCGTCTTGAATGAGAGAGTGGTCAAGATGGATAACGGCCACCTGATGGCCAATATCTTCTTTTGTTTGTTCTGCTAAGCGCAGATGTTCCCTAATGGCTTCTTGATCGATGGGAATAGCGGAGGCTAAATGGTCAAGATCTGTTTTCTTTTGCGAGACTTGATCAAGCGTTTGGTCGATCGTATGATGGGCGCCTTGAATATCTTGCACGCGATAACTTATGCCTTCTTTAAGCTGCTCTGTTAAGCCAATATTTTGTCGGATATCTGCTTGGCCGGTAGAAATATGCGAAGCTAAATCGCTTATCTTATGCTGTTTGGAGAAGGCTTCTTTTAAGGACAGCGCTGCGGTTTCTTGGCTATGAGCAATAAAGTTCGTTTGCTGAGCAAAAGTTGATTGATTCTCTTGGACATCCTTGCATATTTCTCTCATGTCTTCCAAAGCGCTGCCAATGCCTTCAGCCATAAAGCGAAGACTTTGCTGCTTCATCGTTGAGGCTTGGACTGAACCGGCGATGCCGTCCTGATAAGAAGAAATACTTTTGGCAACTTGAGAGAGTTTTTCTTGTTGAAGCTCAACGGCTTTCGATTTCCGCTCAAGTTCGCCCTGTTCTACACTCAGCGCTGCGTTACCGTCAATTAATTTGCGCTGGGTTTCGCTCTCTTGAGATAAAAAATATTTGATATCTCTTTGGTTGAATTCAATGCGTTCTGTTAGCTCTGAAATAGCTTGGCGATTTTCCTGGATTTTCAGGTGTGTTTGGCATAATTTTTTTATGCGTTCTAGACCTTTGCTTTCTTCTCTTTGATACAGCTCTTCTTCTTTCAAAGGCATAGGGCCTTGACAAATAGGCTCTGGATTAATCAAAGGAGAGATCACAAGTGTTGCCATTTTAGCTCCTTAAGTGTTGAAAGACAACATTAATTTTTTTATTCTTGCATGTGCCAAAAGAAAGGCTTGCCAGCTCTTTATGGCATAAATACGCGCAAGAAAATGTTTTTTCGCTTGTTTTGATAGCTAGCTTTCGCATAGTTAAACACGTTCCTAT
Above is a window of Candidatus Protochlamydia phocaeensis DNA encoding:
- the tkt gene encoding transketolase; amino-acid sequence: MQQSSMLEKTDLDQLCVNTIRFLSVDAVEKANSGHPGLPLDAAPMAYVLWTRIMHYNPQNPEWYNRDRFILSAGHGSALLYSMLHLTGYNLPLDQIKSFRQWESLTPGHPERGLAPGVEVSTGPLGQGFGNGVGLAIAEAYLAARYNRPGHEIINNYVYSIVSDGDLMEGIASEAASLAGHLKLGRLIYLYDDNEVTLSASTQVTFTEDRAQRFEAYGWQTIKVEDGNDLEAIEDAIRAAQQDKERPSLILVRTQIGFGAPNKQGSFEAHGSPLGKEETKLAKENLKWPVDPPFYIPEEAKQHFHKAIEKGKKAEQDWNERWKAYEKAFPDLAKELKFIIDQKLPPNWNKGIQPFPADAKGMATRVSSGKVLNMIAPNLPALIGGSADLNPSTHTVINKGGTFESPLTDFGDRQGAIEGGWNYAGRNIQFGVREHAMGSILNGMAAYGGLIPYGSTFLTFSDYMRPPIRLASLMDLQVLFIFTHDSIALGEDGPTHQPIEHLASLRAIPHLIVIRPADANETAVAWQVSIELHKKPIALILTRQNVPTLDRTRYASADGLRKGAYVLSEPEQEANFILIATGSEVGLIVNAQQKLAEQKIYARLVSMPSWELFEAQPQEYKDSVLPPALKARLAVEAGVRQGWDRYVGDKGDMIGIDRFGASAPGDVVMKEYGFSVDNVVKRAMEVMHNQKEA
- the treZ gene encoding malto-oligosyltrehalose trehalohydrolase → MMESLSLTADPLNHPNSWNNKRKRPWKLSLGANFTAEKTVSFKVWAPKCKAVEVVLQGNDNRKQALTKDELGYFSGAMDNIEPGTLYKYQIDGKDSFPDPVSRYLPEGPHGPTMIVDPGHYQWHDQNWPGVNLKGQVIYEMHIGAFTPEGTFDAAAKELEELSYFGITLIEVMPVAEFPGKWNQGYDGVSLYAPSHLYGDSEAFKRFVDKAHQLGIGVILDVVYNHFGPDGNYTGMYSDYYLSNKYTTHWGDVINFDGVGSREVREFFINNACYWIGEFHLDGFRLDSTQDFYDDSFPHILAELSQRTSEMALPKSIVIIAENEPQDIKLIRPRAENGYELDGVWNDDFHHAAIVSLKGRSEAYYTDYRGTGQEFISLLKRGYLYQGQAYSWQKKSRGTIVTDEPAWSFVFYLQNHDQISNELRGERIHLLTDMARLRAMTALLLLAPETPLLFMGQEFASSKPFMFFADHTSEELVKNVSEGRRKFLEQFPSHASAYQSPEAQKFIPDVCASISFENSKLDLSEREKHREIYRLHYDLLKIRREDPIIAAQDRFNLDGAVLDTYSFLIRFFGKDGNDRLLLINLGRDLDYSPLAEPLIAPSKKGFWELIWSSDDPCYGGPGVLNPFQEKGMKLPAQSAILLKSVSEEEKPLIEKHLKADAAPHLNKVTG
- a CDS encoding phage tail tape measure protein, which gives rise to MATLVISPLINPEPICQGPMPLKEEELYQREESKGLERIKKLCQTHLKIQENRQAISELTERIEFNQRDIKYFLSQESETQRKLIDGNAALSVEQGELERKSKAVELQQEKLSQVAKSISSYQDGIAGSVQASTMKQQSLRFMAEGIGSALEDMREICKDVQENQSTFAQQTNFIAHSQETAALSLKEAFSKQHKISDLASHISTGQADIRQNIGLTEQLKEGISYRVQDIQGAHHTIDQTLDQVSQKKTDLDHLASAIPIDQEAIREHLRLAEQTKEDIGHQVAVIHLDHSLIQDALNMAEHTKEAIHLQADAIRSEQKDIRDTLDRTDGIKEHIHQQAEHIQRNQDAIQQNLESAEQTKQGLYQQLGIAEESKEPEKSLLPPNAQQNMEESRRPISILQRAWSVAKGFLSPIIWAIAKVWALIMHTANWMVSRIKAAAFMPIKAAAFDSLVLSALYEGAALLTGHLIQMRRSIRL